A region of Vitis riparia cultivar Riparia Gloire de Montpellier isolate 1030 chromosome 1, EGFV_Vit.rip_1.0, whole genome shotgun sequence DNA encodes the following proteins:
- the LOC117920771 gene encoding stemmadenine O-acetyltransferase-like, with translation MGEIEVEVISTDTIKPSSPTPAHLRHFQLSFLDQVLSPIFIPIVLFYPMDGDVKVDTIERSIWLKKTLSMTLVQFYPLAGRVKDNLFIDCTDQGVPYFEAQVKCQLSEFICNPDPMQLSKFVPHALDDIVDIVLAIQVNIFKCGGIAIGVCISHKVADASSVVTFVNGWAAVARRDTHMVCPQFGLANLFPPINLSGFNPSTGMTKEKILTKRFVFSASSVAALKEKYADQSTTEDLPRRPTRIEALSALIWSRFVAVTHGMVDPKKIYTILHAVNLRTRMDPPLPENYFGNIIWFAITRPCIDGMKEGKRHALVNQMREAIEKIDGDYIKKLPEGIKHLNFLKERAERVTKGEIESFRFTSFCRFPVYEADFGWGKPIWVGSGSLPFKNLVIFIDSSGTNGGIEAWINLVEEDMDKFQGDEELLSFVSPT, from the coding sequence ATGGGAGAGATCGAGGTTGAAGTGATCTCCACAGATACCATAAAACCATCTTCTCCGACCCCTGCCCACCTTCGCCATTTCCAACTCTCCTTTCTTGATCAAGTACTCAGTCCAATCTTTATACCCATCGTCCTTTTCTATCCAATGGATGGCGATGTCAAAGTTGATACAATTGAAAGATCCATCTGGCTAAAGAAAACCTTATCCATGACCTTAGTTCAATTCTACCCACTAGCCGGACGAGTCAAGGACAATCTTTTCATCGACTGCACTGACCAGGGTGTTCCCTACTTTGAAGCCCAAGTTAAGTGCCAACTTTCGGAGTTCATATGCAACCCGGACCCCATGCAACTAAGCAAATTCGTTCCTCATGCACTGGACGATATAGTCGACATCGTCCTGGCAATCCAAGTCAATATCTTCAAGTGCGGTGGGATAGCAATTGGTGTTTGCATTTCCCACAAGGTCGCGGATGCTTCGTCAGTGGTTACATTTGTCAACGGTTGGGCGGCTGTGGCTCGCCGGGATACTCATATGGTCTGTCCACAATTTGGACTGGCCAACCTCTTCCCTCCCATAAATTTATCCGGGTTCAATCCAAGCACTGGTATGACAAAGGAGAAGATTCTGACAAAGAGATTTGTATTTAGTGCCTCTAGTGTAGCTGCACTTAAAGAGAAGTACGCTGATCAAAGCACAACCGAAGATCTCCCAAGGCGTCCTACACGTATCGAAGCCTTATCGGCTCTCATATGGAGCCGCTTTGTGGCTGTCACTCATGGGATGGTAGACCCAAAAAAAATCTACACGATCCTGCATGCGGTGAACCTACGTACAAGGATGGACCCTCCATTGCCGGAGAATTACTTTGGGAATATTATCTGGTTTGCGATAACAAGACCATGCATCGACGGTATGAAAGAAGGGAAGCGCCATGCCCTTGTGAACCAAATGAGAGAAGCAATAGAAAAAATCGATGGAGATTACATAAAAAAACTTCCAGAGGGCATAAAGCACTTGAATTTCTTGAAAGAGCGAGCTGAAAGAGTCACCAAAGGAGAGATAGAGTCATTTCGCTTTACCAGCTTTTGTAGGTTCCCTGTATATGAAGCTGATTTTGGATGGGGGAAGCCTATATGGGTTGGATCAGGTAGCCTACCTTTCAAGAATCTAGTTATTTTCATCGACAGTAGTGGAACTAA